The genomic stretch AACATCATAGATTGTAAGCGTTTTCTAGAGTCTGAGGTGGTTTGGGTTTGggcaaaagagaaggaaagaatgggaTAGAATTCAGGGTGTGTGTGGCCACGGGTGGGCTAGATTTGGGCCAGTGGGGTGGGGATGACTGctggtttttgtttgggggggaagggaggtcaAAAGAGTTGAGCCTTAACTTACCGTGTCCCTGCCAGAGCCCATCACCTAGTTGTGGGTGGGGCCTCTTGCAGTGAGGGCACTTGAGGCTCTGCAGGGTGCTCAGTGGGCTCTGGCTTTCCCCAGGATGACCAGCGCGTGCCACCGGAAGTGCGTCCCTCCCCATTACAAGGAAGCCGAACTTTCCAAGGGTGAATCTGTGTGTCTGGATCGGTGTGTCTCCAAGTACTTGGACATTCATGAGCGAATGGGTAAAAAACTGACAGAGCTGTCGATGCAGGATGAAGAGCTGATGAAGAGACTGCAGCAGGGCTCAGGGCCCGTGTGAAGGCCCCGCCCTAGGCTGCAGCGCTGACCCTTTTGCACTTGTCAATAAAGATACCGGTGACTCTAGGCTCTGTGTGTGAGGAGTGGGTTCTTTCTGCCGCCCTCAGAGATGGCCCTGGGCCAGGGGTTTATCGAGAGCCCCTTGGGCCTCAGCACCCAGCTTCAGATAACTTGCCTCCAGGCATCTAGGGACGGCGAAGGGTCTCGCGAATGTGGTCGCTGTGCAGTTGTGAGAGCTGACCCGGCGAGAAGGTACAGAGTTTGGGTTGCAAGGGTTTCCTGTACATTCTGTTCCTTTTTCCACTGTAGTGGATGGGAGATTCATACCTTGTCTTGCCAAGCACAAACAGGCGCTGGGCTACAGGTTTCTGTCAGCAGATGGCGCCATCAGCTCATCCAGAGCTTTGGCTTATTTAGGTCTGGGAGAAGTGGGAGAATGGATCTGTTCTCCCAGGATCATTGAGGTTTTGAAGATCCAACTAGCTTCCCTGACTAGCCTAAGGTGGTGATAAGAGGTGTCACTCTGCTGGGTTGCTTCCTCATGTGATCTCTCTCAGGCTGTTAATACATTCATGTGCTTATTACTGATTATGCCCCAAATTCTGGGCtggatacaaaaatgaataaggTTTATAGGATTTAGGGCTGCCACAGACTCAGTCTAATCCAACCTGCCCATCATACAGATACAGTTTAGGTCCACAAAAGGGAAGTGACTCGTCCCTGGTGACACAGGAAGGAAGTAGCCAAGAACCCTGTAAATCCGTTAACTCCAAATGGGCAGCACCAGTTACCCCTGAGAGCATAGCTCGCCCTCAGGAAGCTTAAGCTTTGTAGAGGAGGAAAAACGAAGCTGAAATTGTGAAGACTGCCTTCTGAGTGGTAGAAACAAAATATTGGAGTGTAGAAGAATGAGCTACCCCAAATGTTTACTGCTTCTCCCTGATGTCCACCCAAGTTGGCCCTCAGCACTGTTTTCTGATGGGGTGCTTTGGAACATGACCCACCTGGAAGAGCAGAAGAGTAATAATAGCTCATGGGTCATATATATCTCTCTCCTGGCATAATCAACTTCTGGTCTGATCCCAGGGAAGTTCCTGTTTTAGAAAGGTGGGTTAGGTTGCTCCTTTTTCTGTGATCAAAATTGTTCTAACCCAGTGTTATTGATGGTGTGAGAAAGGGACTGTTTGCTTTGCACCAGTAACCCTAACCGCTCAGCCCCTAGCACTGGCTGGCACCCTGTGATACTTCCAACGTTAATTATGTTGAAAAGTTTAAGAgatgttggggagggggaagagatgcAGGGACTAAAAATGACGTTTCCTTAGTTCATGGGCGGAGGGAAGACTTCCTAGTCAATTACAGAGGAGTTTCAAGGCCCCCTCACCCTCAACAGCTCCAGCATGACGGTCACCTTCCCCATTTGAAGTCGCTTTATTTTGCACATGGATGGAGcagactgttgacttttttcttaggGGCCCAGAATTTAGACTCACTCTGGGGTGGGCTCTGAATGGGTGAACGGTTTGGAACCAGAGGGACGGTCACGTGTCAGCGAAAGTGCACTTAGAGGGCGAAGAAGCATCTGAATGACTAATGAGCTCCCGGCCTCACGGGGCAGGCTGGGAGCGGGGTGTGACCCCACTATCAATTCTCTAAGGACCTCCGCTCTGCTGATTGGTCAAATGTGGGGGACTGGGGCCGGGCCGGGCTCCCTGACATCATTTTCAGAGGTGGGCTGAAGCCAGGGTGAGCACTCCCATCAGCGTGTGGCTTGGACGGGATCTTAGAGGGCCTTTAAAAAGAGAGGGCAGCTCAGTGGGACTCCTCATTGAGGACCATAGCCTGGCTGGGGAACGGAGGCAGAGGGGACTGACGGGGGGCGTTGGAGGCGAGCCCCCAACTGTGAAACAAACTCGCCTGAAAAGAAAGGAGCCGAAGGTGAGTTCCGGGAGTGGGGGTGGGCTGCAGGCTCAGAGAGGTGGCTGCGGAGGCGGGCTCCGCGGTGTACTGCCCCCGCCCACTAGGCTCTCTGACCGGGTGCTGCAGGACGACCCCGCCTCCTTTCTCTTTGCCCGTGTGGTGGGTCTCACCTCCTCCCTTTGTCCCGTCGTTCAGCCCTTTCCATCTCGCAGAGgaaagtcaggagatctgggttcgaatcccatctCGTCTGCtgcttctagctgtgtgactttgggcaagtccctgccCCTCTCTGGGTTTGGTTGATCGCTGTGACAAGCAGGCGGGGGTTGTTGCCTTCTTAGGGCCTTTCCCTTCCAGGTCTCACGATCCGCTAATGCCGCTTTCTtcaccttcctctcctctcccacctctGCCCGGTTAGCCCTCCCCAGGCTATCCTGTCCTCTCACCCGGGCCTGTCCTGCCTGGTCAGCTCCGTCCCAGGCCAGCCTCCTGCTGCTGCCCCCCGTCTCCGCCCCCGCACCGCCCCGTACTGTCCCGTACCTCCCGCCCCACACTGGTGGCCCAGACTGGGGgaattctacacacacacacaccacacacatacacacacctctctctctctctctctctctctctctctctctctctctctctctctctctctctctctctctctctctctctctctctctctctctctttgcgaCTCACACTAGTCCAACCGCCTTATAAAGTCAGCGGCTGACAGACTTCctgccccagcccccagccccttcCCCGGCCCCGGCCGCATTGGGTTCCAGAGCAGGCAGGAAAGTCCACAGCGGGGTGAGTGGGGCTCCAagaggagggggcggggaggagagctgggatggggggaggaggaggcaagGAGCCCAGCTCGGGTCCCCATCCACGTGGCAACTGCAGGCTCAGCCAGGGAAACTTAACTTTTGGGACACACACGGGTCTCTGAGGGGAGAGCAAGGGAAAAGGTCCCGGGTGGAGTGGGGGCTGTGGGGGAGGAAGGCATttgtagtgggggaggggggccggGAGCACATGGATGGGGAGAGCCGACCTGGGCAGGAGGGAGCACACTTGGAGGAAGGTGCTTTAGTCAAGGCACAACAGGAAGAGGGGGCTGGGACCCTCCCagacttccctttcctctttgtaCTTGCCTTTTAGGGGTGCTTCTGGGTGAGAGAGCTGAAAGGCAGGGATGTGGGTGGCCCTAGccctctctctgccccctcctGACCCTTGTGGACACTAGGCTCTTCATCCCACAAGGGGGGCTGCTGGTTTTCCCGGCCTGGGGGAGACCCTACCATTCCTAAGGGGAGGAGAATGGCCCGTTTCCAGGGACCTGGGGAGACCCCATCattcctggggggaggggaatggcagAGTGCCAGAAACTGGCACACAGGACTGCCTTTATCTCACAAGGAGCCCTGGAGAGGTCCCTGGCAGCCCTGACAGTGCCAATTCAGCCCCGTCCTTGCATTGGTGCTATCTGGGAGTCCCAGCCCCCAGGAGCAGAGTGAAAGCTCTTCAGGGTAGCCCTCGTGGTCCCTGAGTCTGTATccgaaagggaaagggaagatcaGCGCTGAGGCTACCATGGTCCCGGGCTACTCGCAGTCTGATCTCAGGCGCCCCGCACTCACTGTTCTGTTCCTTGGCAGCCTAGAAGCCAGCATGGCCCCTACACTTGCGCAGGCCTACCAGCGGCGATGGTGGATGGCCTGCACAGCCATGGTGGAGAACCTGTTCTTCTCCGCGGTTCTCCTTGGCTGGGGATCCCTGCTCATCATGCTGCAGATGGAAGGCTTCTATTCCCACTTCTGCCCAGGTAGGCGGCCAAAGCCTGACTGATGTGTCTCTCTTCTTACCACTGTGGCTTCCAGAGCCTCACAGAGGGGGATAGGGGTACAGTGGAACAACGGTTCTTTTGGATCCAGGGtcccgggttcaaatcttgactctccTACTTATTTCGggtgtaaccttgaacaagtgaTTGAGCTTCATTTACTAAGCATCAGCTTCCTCTACCATCAAGTGAAGGGAGTGTGCTAGATTGCTTCCAAAGTTCCTTCCGGCTCAAAATCTATAATCCCCTGGTCTCCTTTAGTCTTCCTAAGGTGCCATTTCCCAGGAGCTGAGGGCAGGGAGGCTGAAGGGAAATGGtggatgaggaagaaaaaaagggaatgaggGAGGAGAAAAGTAGCACAATGGAGTGAgaaagcattggacttggagtcatgaagagctgggGCCAAACcctgccagagaaacttaccaaATGTATGACCCCGGAAAAGTCACTTACCCACTCTGGGTTAACATCCTCGTGtgtaaatgaggaggttgtactTGAAGGCCTTGAAAGTACGTTCCATGATCCAATGAGGGGATCAGGGAGGAGAGTGTTGCAATAGGTCAGGGGTCGGAAGGCTGGAATGCTTTTCTGGGATTAGCTGGGGGTGCaaaaccttggataagtcacttgttTTCTGAACTCTCTCAAATGAAGGTAAAATGGCAAAGTGAATAgtatgctggccctggagtcaggaagatctgagttcaaatcctgcctcaggcacttattagctatgtgatcctgggcaagtcacttagccctgtctgcctcagtttcatcatctagaaAGAGCTGGAAAGGGAATCAGCAGTTATCTTTGCCCAAGTGAATCCCAGATGGAGTCTTGAGGAGTCAGACGGACTATTGGAGTAAGCAACAACAATATCTAATTAGCAGACTCTTATGGGGTTTGTTGTGAGGGCCAATGAAGTTATATATGAGACAGTGCTTTTGAAAAGTGATTATACTTTTTTCTGATGTTAAGCCGCCAGATCTAATCCCtcttagagaaagaaattttatGTTGCTGCAAGACATATCAAGAAAACTAGACAGCTTCattccccagccccaccccatgTCCCCACCACtttccagctatgtgaccttgtccAAGTGACTTTTTAGTTCTCTGAGATGCCATGGCCTCATGAAAAATGCAGTTAATAATATTGTACTACCTACCTCTTCCAGTGCTGGAGTGGAAGATACATTGCAAATCTTACCTATTTCAGAAGTGGGAGTTGTTATTCTCTGTGCCTTTTGGATTCAGTGCCCAAACATGAGCTCAGAGGACCTCACTGTAGCTTCAGGAGCTGGGAAAAGTCTCAGTATGGAAATTTAATGTATTTCAGTTGCTCAGTTGAGAAGCCCAGGTAGGCACTGTTACTTGTTACCTGTCTACTCAGTCACCCAGTGGACAAGGACTCTGCTAGGATCTAGCTGGGCTTGGTGACACCTGAAATCTGACAGTAATACTCTACTAGTTCTAGGGCATATGCCCAGTGAGGGAGGAATTTTGGACGCAGGGGAGCTGTGTTTTGGAAACCAACTTGGACCAGCTCAGCTTGTTGGGACCAGCCCatcagtcagtctctctctctcactttgcTCCTTCCCCGGGCTGGGACCACTCAGCAAGATACAGGGAaaatggacttagagtcagaagaccttggttcagatcccagctctgacatttatgaACTATGTgacccctctctgggtctcactcCCATTATATATGGGATTATACTGGGACCTCCAAGGTCCCATAGACTCTGAGAgtctgtgttctaaaggccctttcagctctaagtcctCTGTTCATTTCCATAGGCACCGTTTAGCCAGCCCTTCAATGACCtcatacaatcatagatttagaaccggaAGGAAAGACCCTCAGAGACCATCTCATCcatcccctctcattttacatatgagaaaactgagtctttaAGGTACTCGCCCTAGGTCATCTCAGTAGTAATCATCCaggatgggatttgaatccagatcccctGAGTCTGGAGTCACATTACTTCAGTCCAGGTCTGCTATAGCAGGGACCCTGCCCCTTGGATGTTGGGGGAAAATAACTTTCTCTTCTCCCCGACCCAAAGCCCCTGGggaggaaggggtgtgtgtgtgtggataatCCTAATCTTCCTCCTTCTAAGACCTCAATGGCACCCATAGCACCCTGGGGGTTTTGATCTTGTTGTCCAAGCACTTACTGGGGTTACTCAAGGAAAGAGCAGGTGGAGAAGGGGTGGAGACTTGCCTCTAACTCCTGGAACTAATTGCAGGGTGatagggggagaaagagggatagagattAACACTGGCTGCCTGCCTGCAATGTTATTGCCAACCAGGGCCAGGGGGAGAAGGCAGGTTGGGCAGGGAGGGGTTGGGCCTGGGCTGTAGTGATAGGGGCCTGGGGAAAAATGAGGGTAGCTGGGAGTGTATATGGGctgcaatgtgtgtgtgtgtgtgtgtgtgtgtgtgtgtgtgtgttagggaaAGGGAGAATGAGGGGAGAGCTTAGGAGAAGGGAGTCTTCTTTCTCAGCTTTTACAATATAAGTTCCAGGGGCCCATTCCCCAGAGCAGAGCATGAGAGCAGATTTCCATGTCCCTAGTCCAAAGACACAGCTATTGAGCTCTTTTTAGCTCTCCCCATCTGATGCCTAATGTTCCCCTGGGCTGTCCAGATGTCAGGCACTCAGGATCATCCCTCTCTTTCatgctcctcctcctcattcttaaGAACCTGGAGGATCCCCAGCAGTGGGACAGAGGACAGAGCCACACTGCTCCATGGAAGGAACATGGGGGCATTAGGAGATAGAGAACATCTTACAGtgtcacgggggcagctaggtggtgccgtggatagagccctggccctagagtcaggaggtgCTGAGTTCAACCcgggcctctgacacttgacacttactagctgtgtgaccccaagcaagtcacctcaccccaattgccttaaacatttggggctatctctagtcatcctgatgtatatcttgccactggacccagatgtctgtttctttatgtgtaaaatgggaaagatATCATCCTATCCTAACTCACATCCAGTggattaaaagagaaatgaaagtactTTTGTTAAAAAAGTGGAAAACGGCTTGGTTATAGAATTATAGGAAGGCACCTGAGAAGTCTTCTAGTcatagcccctcattttacagacgaggaaatggATACCCAAGAAGGGAAGTAAGTTGTTCAAGATCATGAGGTCTTGAGAGGTGAagggtgagattcaaacccaggtcctctgactcccagaaCCTAGAATTTTTCCACTATATCTTGATACTTCCCAAATCACACTGTATGATGTTAGGTATCATTATTATAATCCCTTtagctccctttctttttttttttttaaatataatggcTATGATCAAGGGAAACCTGGTCCTGTTCTCCATGACTAGAATACATCCCATGGAGCTTACTTAGAagggcctaggggcagctaggtggcacagtggatagagcaccggccctggagtcaggagtgcctgagttcaaatccggcctcagacacttagcacttactagctgtgtgaccctgggcaagtcacttaaccccaattgcctcactaagaaaaccaaaacaaaaaaccaaaaacttagaAGGGCCTAGATCTGGACAAAGTTCATAGGTGTTCTCCAATGAGACTTACTGTGgtgattatattatatacataaaatgtataaaaagccCCATCAGCATCACTTCCCAATAACACCAACCCCCATCTTCCCCAATTAAGTCCTTGTTACTCTCCCTCCCTATTTCCACCATTTGCATTTTTGGGGATGGGTGCTTTCTCCCTGGGGCAATGCCATCACCCCAGAATTGGGACTCAGTGTAGAAGGTACCTATGActcagttttgggggaaatgggTGTGGTGAGGTTCAAAATAGAATTTGCCAACCCTTTATTAAGCACATGTGTGCCCAGCACTGGACTAAGGTGGCAGAACAATACTGAAGGCTATTGCAGTTtgatctcagggcagctaggtagcaaagtgcatagagtgctggccagagtcagaaagacttattttccaaatccagcctcagaaacttcctagctatgtgaccctgggcaagtcacttaattctgtttgcctcagtgcttcatctgtaaaatgagctggaagggcagctggatgg from Dromiciops gliroides isolate mDroGli1 chromosome 6, mDroGli1.pri, whole genome shotgun sequence encodes the following:
- the TIMM10 gene encoding mitochondrial import inner membrane translocase subunit Tim10, with the protein product MDPVRAQQLAAELEVEMMADMYNRMTSACHRKCVPPHYKEAELSKGESVCLDRCVSKYLDIHERMGKKLTELSMQDEELMKRLQQGSGPV